One region of Chryseobacterium muglaense genomic DNA includes:
- a CDS encoding fumarate hydratase yields the protein MDFKYQDPYPILKDDTEYKKLTSDYVKIEQHGEREILTIDPKGLELLAEEAMADVSFMLRSSHLESLRRIIDDPEATDNDRFVAYNLLQNAAVAVEGALPSCQDTGTAIVMGKKGENVYTGVEDGEYLSKGIFNTYQKRNLRYSQVVPLTMFDEKNSGSNLPAQIDIYAKKGNYYEFLFLTKGGGSANKTFLYQKTKSLLNEKSLEAFVKERISDLGTAACPPYHLALVIGGTSAEANLAAVKKASAKYYDNLPTEGNEAGQAFRDLEWEAKVQKICQESAIGAQFGGKYLTHDVRVIRLPRHAASCPVGMGVSCSADRNIKGKITKDGIFLEQLEQDPKRFLPATPPHLEEAVEINLNKPMPEILAELSKYPIKTRLKLNGTLIVARDIAHAKIKELLDAGQPMPEYFKNHPIYYAGPAKTPEGMASGSFGPTTAGRMDVYVDEFQSHGGSMVMLAKGNRTADVTNACHKHGGFYIGSIGGPAAILAKDNILSVEVVDFPELGMEAVRKIEVKDFPAFIITDDKGNDFFANLAH from the coding sequence ATGGATTTTAAATATCAAGATCCGTATCCAATTTTAAAAGATGATACGGAATACAAAAAACTGACTTCAGACTATGTGAAGATTGAGCAACATGGTGAAAGAGAAATTTTAACAATCGATCCAAAAGGATTGGAATTGCTTGCTGAAGAGGCGATGGCAGACGTTTCTTTCATGCTTCGTTCTTCACATTTGGAAAGTTTGAGAAGAATTATAGATGATCCTGAAGCGACTGATAACGACCGTTTTGTGGCTTATAATTTATTGCAAAATGCTGCAGTTGCTGTGGAAGGAGCTTTACCTTCTTGCCAGGATACCGGAACGGCGATTGTAATGGGTAAAAAAGGGGAAAATGTTTACACAGGAGTTGAAGACGGAGAATATTTAAGCAAAGGAATTTTCAATACCTACCAAAAAAGAAACTTAAGATATTCTCAGGTAGTTCCTTTAACGATGTTTGATGAGAAAAATTCAGGCTCAAATCTTCCGGCGCAGATTGATATTTATGCTAAAAAAGGAAATTATTATGAATTCTTATTCTTAACAAAAGGAGGAGGTTCTGCGAATAAAACTTTCTTGTATCAAAAGACAAAATCTTTGTTGAACGAAAAATCTTTGGAAGCTTTTGTAAAAGAGAGAATTTCAGATTTGGGAACTGCAGCTTGCCCGCCTTATCATTTAGCTTTGGTCATCGGAGGAACTTCTGCTGAAGCAAATTTAGCTGCAGTAAAAAAAGCATCAGCAAAATATTATGATAATCTTCCGACTGAAGGAAATGAAGCTGGACAAGCGTTCAGAGATTTGGAATGGGAAGCAAAAGTTCAGAAGATTTGCCAGGAAAGTGCAATCGGGGCTCAGTTTGGAGGTAAATATTTAACGCACGATGTTAGAGTAATCAGACTTCCTCGTCATGCAGCTTCTTGCCCTGTGGGGATGGGAGTTTCTTGTTCGGCAGACAGAAATATTAAAGGTAAAATTACCAAAGACGGTATTTTCTTAGAGCAATTAGAGCAAGACCCGAAAAGGTTTTTACCTGCAACTCCGCCACATTTGGAAGAAGCGGTAGAAATTAATTTGAATAAGCCAATGCCTGAAATTTTGGCTGAATTGTCGAAATATCCAATCAAAACAAGATTAAAATTAAATGGAACTTTAATCGTTGCAAGAGATATCGCTCACGCAAAAATCAAAGAATTATTGGATGCAGGACAGCCAATGCCTGAATATTTCAAAAATCACCCGATTTATTATGCGGGACCGGCAAAAACTCCGGAGGGAATGGCTTCAGGAAGTTTCGGACCAACTACAGCGGGAAGAATGGATGTTTATGTTGACGAATTCCAAAGTCATGGCGGAAGTATGGTAATGTTGGCAAAAGGAAATAGAACGGCGGACGTTACCAATGCTTGTCATAAACATGGAGGTTTCTACATCGGTTCGATTGGAGGACCTGCTGCAATTTTGGCAAAAGACAACATTTTGTCGGTTGAGGTAGTAGATTTCCCAGAATTGGGCATGGAAGCAGTAAGAAAAATTGAAGTAAAAGATTTCCCGGCATTTATCATAACCGATGATAAAGGAAATGATTTCTTCGCCAATCTTGCCCATTAA
- a CDS encoding outer membrane beta-barrel protein: MIKKFIITGMLCLVATSINAQRKTLSLNLQPKEDTTVSPIVKEKVEEYAAKINTIIQEEKKLMESELLVLQAKNLDKVDFDKQKAQVADSYSEKIDQRIEALGFDLDTVIQKQVRYSLLNSDVASNEELKQKLMKKFRATKDFSGYFSYGIMTLTNDKPDNDLDKNLGYANNLEFGLKFNYQFSRTSPWGLISGLGFSWRTVRPDNNMVFAKQNGEVSLSKFEGSLDKSKLRTGYLMVPLGFQYNFSKLRNAGMDIQYRPYSDGFRVGANVYGGIKMSTNNIVKGNDQNFRDRSNYQVNPFVYGAQVTLSYDNISIFVKKDFSNFFKDSYFQNDKALVFGVALGW; the protein is encoded by the coding sequence ATGATTAAGAAATTTATCATCACAGGAATGTTGTGCCTTGTTGCGACCTCTATCAATGCACAAAGAAAAACATTAAGTTTAAATCTTCAGCCAAAAGAAGATACTACAGTAAGCCCTATTGTAAAGGAAAAAGTAGAAGAATATGCTGCAAAAATAAATACTATTATTCAGGAAGAAAAGAAATTGATGGAAAGCGAATTACTGGTTCTTCAGGCTAAAAATTTAGATAAAGTAGATTTTGATAAGCAAAAAGCTCAGGTTGCTGACAGTTATTCAGAAAAAATTGATCAAAGAATTGAAGCTTTGGGGTTTGATTTGGATACTGTAATTCAAAAGCAGGTAAGATATTCTCTTTTGAATTCTGATGTAGCTTCTAATGAAGAATTGAAACAAAAATTGATGAAAAAATTCCGTGCTACAAAAGATTTTTCAGGGTATTTCTCTTACGGAATTATGACGTTGACGAATGATAAGCCCGATAACGATTTAGACAAAAATTTGGGTTACGCCAATAATCTTGAATTTGGTCTAAAATTTAATTATCAATTCAGCAGAACGAGTCCATGGGGATTGATTTCGGGATTAGGGTTTTCTTGGAGAACGGTTCGTCCTGATAATAATATGGTTTTCGCAAAACAAAATGGAGAAGTTTCACTTTCTAAATTTGAAGGAAGCTTAGATAAAAGTAAACTGAGAACGGGATATCTAATGGTTCCGCTTGGTTTCCAGTATAATTTTTCTAAATTGAGAAACGCGGGAATGGACATTCAATACAGACCGTATTCAGACGGTTTCAGAGTAGGAGCCAATGTGTATGGAGGAATTAAAATGTCAACTAATAATATTGTAAAAGGAAATGATCAAAATTTTAGAGACCGATCAAATTATCAGGTAAATCCTTTTGTTTACGGAGCGCAGGTTACGCTTTCTTATGATAACATCTCTATTTTCGTGAAAAAAGATTTCAGCAATTTCTTCAAAGATTCTTATTTCCAAAACGACAAAGCTTTGGTTTTTGGAGTCGCTTTAGGATGGTAA
- a CDS encoding RNA polymerase sigma factor has protein sequence MKLLFKNKKEDLLSRLKKQDPAAQKIFYDQSVKKFLSVAKSYVSDLYQAEDCVIKAFCKIFKHIESFRGEGNFEGWARKIVVNECLNFIKSRKTVFYLDDVHASVLEDLHEEAIDFDFNAQELLDQLPDAYRMVFNLYVIEEYSHQEIADTLNISLAVSKTQLFRAKEKLRKIYFQQQKQLKNEHV, from the coding sequence ATGAAGCTTTTGTTTAAAAATAAAAAAGAAGATTTGCTGAGCCGGCTGAAAAAGCAGGATCCTGCTGCACAGAAAATCTTTTATGATCAAAGTGTAAAAAAATTCCTGAGTGTGGCAAAAAGCTACGTCAGCGATTTGTATCAGGCGGAAGATTGTGTGATCAAAGCATTTTGTAAGATTTTTAAACATATCGAAAGCTTTCGCGGTGAAGGCAACTTTGAAGGATGGGCAAGAAAAATTGTAGTCAACGAATGTCTCAATTTTATCAAAAGCCGCAAGACGGTTTTCTATCTGGATGATGTTCACGCTTCTGTTTTGGAAGATTTGCATGAAGAGGCAATAGATTTTGACTTTAATGCTCAGGAACTTTTAGATCAGCTTCCGGATGCGTATAGAATGGTTTTTAACCTTTATGTGATTGAAGAATATTCGCATCAGGAAATTGCAGATACGCTGAATATTTCTTTGGCAGTAAGCAAAACCCAACTCTTCAGAGCAAAAGAAAAATTGAGAAAGATTTACTTTCAACAACAAAAACAACTGAAAAATGAACACGTTTAA
- a CDS encoding ABC transporter ATP-binding protein, producing MITIQNLKKTYGTATVLNIENLEITKGETFGLVGNNGAGKTTLFSLMLDLIQPTTGFVRVDGIKVNESEAWKNKVSAFIDETFLIGYLTPEEYFYFIGELRGQNKASVDEFLKQFHDLFNGEIINSGKYVRDLSKGNQKKVGIIGALIGKPEIIILDEPFANLDPSTQIKLKNMIREFARENGVTFLISSHDLAHTTEVCNRIVVVNKGLVVQDIQTTPETLRDLEKYFEDQVNSGKKELVSEETSI from the coding sequence ATGATTACAATACAAAATTTAAAGAAAACATACGGTACAGCAACCGTTCTTAATATAGAAAATCTTGAAATTACAAAAGGCGAAACCTTCGGTTTAGTCGGAAACAACGGCGCCGGAAAAACAACGCTTTTCAGTTTAATGCTTGATTTGATTCAGCCTACAACAGGATTTGTAAGAGTTGATGGCATTAAAGTAAACGAATCTGAAGCCTGGAAAAACAAAGTTTCCGCTTTTATTGACGAAACCTTTTTGATCGGATACCTTACTCCTGAAGAATATTTTTATTTCATTGGTGAATTGAGAGGCCAGAATAAAGCTTCTGTAGACGAATTTTTAAAACAGTTTCATGATTTGTTTAATGGAGAAATTATCAATTCGGGGAAATACGTTCGTGACCTTTCAAAAGGAAACCAGAAAAAAGTAGGGATTATCGGTGCATTAATCGGGAAGCCTGAAATCATTATTTTGGATGAGCCTTTTGCTAATCTCGATCCTTCTACACAAATTAAACTGAAGAATATGATCCGTGAATTTGCCAGAGAAAACGGAGTGACATTTTTAATTTCAAGTCATGATCTTGCGCACACTACAGAAGTTTGCAACAGAATTGTGGTGGTAAATAAAGGTTTGGTTGTTCAGGATATCCAAACAACTCCCGAAACTTTACGTGACCTTGAAAAATATTTTGAGGATCAGGTAAACTCCGGCAAAAAAGAACTCGTTTCTGAAGAAACATCTATTTGA
- a CDS encoding S41 family peptidase: protein MKKALGLICLLCFMLNVNAQKLKTSQDSTKVFYDKIFKSLEVAYLHKKDFDWKKLKAETFENLNSAKDFKSSLKEVKVLFDKIGADHSKVTYQGKNYGSTVDISWENFSKQWMTKFAAKPQFEAKVLDDKYGYILMPSISFDDFSSENVHKIAQPLYDKIAELKTNNNLKGWIVDLRFNTGGNSAPMLLALYDLLGDNVVWGTLDGNKKLINSTKLNKGVYDQGEKKPSYIKPKGELIDKSKVAVITGGLTASSGEVTALAFKGRINAVFIGEKTMGKTTSNMVVTLPFDAIMPLSIGYDCDRNGNFYKQIIPDVVISKQDNFDDLLQDKNIQEAIQFFTKK, encoded by the coding sequence ATGAAAAAAGCCTTAGGATTAATTTGCTTGCTGTGCTTTATGTTAAATGTAAATGCGCAAAAGTTGAAAACCTCGCAGGATAGTACAAAAGTATTTTATGATAAAATTTTTAAATCTTTAGAAGTAGCTTATTTGCATAAAAAAGATTTTGACTGGAAGAAATTAAAGGCTGAAACGTTTGAAAATCTGAATTCAGCAAAAGATTTTAAAAGTTCTTTAAAAGAAGTGAAGGTTTTATTTGATAAAATTGGAGCAGATCATTCTAAAGTAACCTATCAAGGGAAAAATTACGGTTCTACAGTAGATATTTCATGGGAGAATTTTAGCAAGCAATGGATGACAAAGTTTGCGGCAAAGCCACAATTCGAAGCAAAAGTTTTAGATGATAAGTACGGTTATATTTTAATGCCAAGTATTTCATTCGATGATTTTAGTTCTGAAAATGTTCATAAAATTGCTCAGCCTTTATATGATAAAATAGCTGAATTAAAAACTAATAATAACTTGAAAGGCTGGATTGTGGATCTTCGCTTTAATACAGGTGGAAATTCTGCGCCAATGTTGTTAGCTTTATATGATTTGCTGGGAGATAATGTGGTCTGGGGAACTCTGGATGGAAACAAAAAACTGATTAATTCCACTAAATTAAATAAAGGAGTTTACGATCAGGGAGAAAAGAAACCTTCTTATATAAAACCAAAGGGAGAATTGATAGACAAATCTAAAGTTGCAGTTATTACAGGAGGATTAACGGCAAGTTCCGGTGAAGTAACCGCTTTAGCTTTTAAAGGAAGGATAAACGCGGTTTTCATAGGCGAGAAGACAATGGGTAAAACAACTTCAAATATGGTTGTAACGCTGCCTTTTGACGCAATAATGCCTTTAAGTATTGGTTATGATTGCGATAGAAATGGTAATTTTTACAAACAAATTATTCCGGATGTTGTTATTTCAAAACAAGATAATTTCGATGATTTGCTACAAGACAAAAACATTCAGGAAGCCATACAATTTTTCACTAAAAAATAA
- a CDS encoding helix-turn-helix domain-containing protein, with the protein METKTLRTMRQTKRGLLFQSEDIKVVFNEDATTENHLKSQLIEGESSFNLLFLLSPNINLRASDCGTQFTFNKNQYILHYSSAENRAELWTENQEVLKYLQIQVNYQYVFDLIDPQSTTESAEILENMKNNNFIFLHKQTPPNMTVEMHMILKEILGYSKKGIMQKLFIEAKIIKLLLLIFEQFNEKDIEDDLSKTPETIKKFLDENYHKNLKIEEISRIIGINPNKLRKEFKEHYQTTIVDYISELRMLKAKKMIIDKQIMIKEIAIECGYEYVQNFTRAFKKKFGVSPEKLRLG; encoded by the coding sequence ATGGAAACAAAAACACTTCGCACAATGAGACAGACGAAAAGAGGCTTACTATTTCAATCTGAGGATATTAAAGTTGTTTTTAATGAAGATGCAACAACCGAAAACCATTTAAAATCACAGCTTATTGAGGGAGAATCTAGTTTCAATCTTTTGTTTTTATTGAGCCCAAATATCAACTTGAGAGCTTCGGATTGCGGAACTCAATTTACATTCAACAAAAATCAATATATCCTGCATTACTCTTCAGCAGAAAACAGAGCCGAATTATGGACAGAAAATCAGGAAGTTTTAAAATACCTTCAGATACAGGTCAATTATCAATATGTTTTTGATTTAATCGATCCTCAGTCTACTACAGAAAGTGCAGAAATTCTGGAAAATATGAAAAATAACAATTTCATTTTTCTTCATAAACAGACTCCGCCTAATATGACAGTCGAAATGCACATGATTTTAAAAGAAATTTTGGGATATTCTAAAAAGGGAATTATGCAAAAACTCTTTATTGAAGCAAAAATTATCAAGCTTTTACTTCTTATTTTTGAGCAGTTTAATGAAAAAGATATTGAGGATGATCTATCTAAAACCCCAGAAACAATCAAGAAATTTCTGGACGAAAATTATCATAAGAATCTGAAAATAGAAGAGATTTCTAGAATAATAGGGATTAATCCGAATAAATTAAGAAAAGAATTTAAAGAACACTATCAGACTACAATTGTAGATTATATTTCGGAACTCAGAATGTTGAAAGCAAAAAAAATGATTATCGACAAACAAATAATGATTAAAGAAATTGCTATAGAATGTGGCTATGAATACGTTCAGAATTTCACCCGTGCTTTTAAGAAAAAGTTTGGAGTCTCTCCCGAGAAGCTCAGATTAGGGTAA
- the fumC gene encoding class II fumarate hydratase — MNYRIEKDTMGEVQVPADKFWGAQTERSRNNFKIGPEGSMPHEIIEAFAYLKKAAAFTNTDLGVLPASKRDMIAKVCEEILEGKLSDQFPLVIWQTGSGTQSNMNVNEVIANRSHLNAGGNLGEKTEVHPNDDVNKSQSSNDTYPTAMHIAAYKKVVETTLPAVEKLKNTLNEKAVAFKDIVKIGRTHLMDATPLTLGQEFSGYVAQLNYGIKALKNTLPHLSELALGGTAVGTGLNTPKGYDVKVAEYIAKFTNLPFVTAENKFEALAAHDAIVESHGALKQLAVSLYKIAQDIRLMASGPRSGIGEIHIPENEPGSSIMPGKVNPTQNEALTMVCAQVLGNDTTISFAGTQGNYELNVFKPVMAYNFLQSAQLIADACISFNDHCAVGIEPNNERIKELVDKSLMLVTALNTHIGYENAAKIAKTAHKNGTTLKEEAINLGFVTSEQFDEWVKPEDMVGSLK; from the coding sequence ATGAATTACAGAATAGAAAAAGACACCATGGGTGAAGTGCAGGTTCCTGCAGACAAGTTTTGGGGCGCACAAACAGAGCGCTCAAGAAACAATTTCAAAATCGGACCGGAAGGTTCTATGCCCCACGAAATTATCGAAGCTTTTGCGTATTTAAAAAAAGCTGCGGCTTTCACTAATACAGATCTAGGAGTTCTTCCTGCTTCAAAAAGGGATATGATTGCAAAAGTTTGCGAGGAGATCTTAGAAGGAAAACTCAGCGACCAATTTCCTTTGGTAATTTGGCAAACCGGCTCAGGAACACAATCGAATATGAATGTGAATGAGGTAATTGCCAATCGTTCACACCTAAATGCGGGCGGAAATCTTGGAGAGAAAACAGAAGTTCATCCGAATGACGATGTGAATAAATCTCAGTCTTCCAACGATACCTATCCAACTGCAATGCATATCGCTGCCTATAAAAAAGTAGTAGAAACGACCCTACCTGCCGTTGAGAAACTAAAAAATACGTTGAACGAAAAAGCAGTTGCTTTTAAAGACATTGTAAAAATCGGAAGAACGCATTTGATGGATGCTACTCCACTCACTTTAGGACAAGAATTCTCAGGGTATGTTGCTCAGCTGAATTACGGAATTAAAGCGTTGAAAAATACCCTACCTCATCTTTCCGAGCTTGCTTTGGGAGGAACTGCAGTAGGAACGGGATTGAATACTCCAAAAGGTTATGATGTAAAAGTGGCTGAATATATTGCAAAATTCACCAACCTTCCTTTTGTAACTGCAGAAAATAAATTTGAAGCTTTGGCTGCACACGATGCGATTGTAGAATCTCACGGAGCTTTAAAACAATTGGCGGTTTCATTGTATAAAATTGCTCAGGATATCAGATTAATGGCTTCAGGACCTCGTTCGGGAATTGGTGAAATTCATATTCCTGAAAATGAACCGGGCTCATCAATTATGCCGGGAAAAGTAAATCCTACCCAAAACGAAGCATTAACAATGGTTTGTGCGCAGGTTTTAGGAAATGATACAACCATTTCTTTTGCAGGAACTCAGGGAAATTATGAACTGAATGTTTTTAAACCTGTCATGGCTTATAATTTCTTACAATCTGCTCAATTAATTGCTGATGCATGTATTTCATTTAATGACCATTGCGCAGTTGGAATCGAGCCGAACAACGAAAGAATTAAAGAGCTTGTTGATAAATCTTTGATGTTGGTTACCGCTTTAAATACGCATATCGGCTATGAAAATGCTGCAAAAATTGCAAAAACAGCTCACAAAAACGGAACAACTTTAAAAGAAGAAGCCATCAATCTTGGCTTTGTAACTTCCGAACAGTTTGACGAATGGGTAAAACCAGAAGACATGGTGGGAAGCCTGAAATAA
- a CDS encoding DUF5687 family protein, whose amino-acid sequence MFKRFLKLEWKSFFRGSSVGINLAMKIFRIIGICFFILWLAMMSFIAYFYVQEEMKQDSLKVISRFMIIGWLIDLVFKYMLQQIPTQNIKPFLTLNIPKKVVVNYTLIKTFLTPLSWFNSIFIVTFCGILAFNGYGFLGIFTWFIGISSLFYLNNFINLLFNDKENIAIGVGVLIAGFAALNYYEIVPVLSYSENFFYNLYERPYFAVVPLMLFFSLWKITFNYIRKSFYLDEGLEAKKEIGKTENIAFLNKYGAIGTFINNDIKMLKRNKVTKGVLIGSFMFLFYGLLMFANDMYSGPAWMMFMGLFVTGGFQFTFGQRVPAFDSAYYPLMMTQNVPYKEYLKAKWWLMNIVTAISIVLALFYAYFGWNIYFAFFAAGLYNIGVNSQLTLLSGAYNKNLIDLNSKEKRVGQKNTITFKAFILMVPKMLLPMAVFYAMNYFFNISAAVISIGILGLIGFIFREKIFDIIIKKYKTEKYSTIEAFKKD is encoded by the coding sequence ATGTTTAAAAGATTTCTGAAGCTGGAATGGAAAAGTTTTTTTAGAGGATCTTCGGTAGGAATCAATCTTGCCATGAAGATTTTTAGAATTATCGGGATATGCTTCTTCATTTTGTGGCTCGCAATGATGTCTTTTATTGCATATTTCTACGTACAGGAAGAAATGAAGCAGGATTCGCTGAAAGTTATTTCACGTTTTATGATTATCGGCTGGTTGATCGATTTAGTTTTTAAATATATGCTTCAGCAAATTCCGACGCAGAATATCAAACCTTTTCTTACGTTGAATATTCCTAAAAAAGTTGTTGTCAATTATACTTTAATTAAAACATTTCTTACGCCGCTGAGTTGGTTTAATTCAATATTTATCGTAACATTTTGCGGAATTTTAGCTTTTAATGGGTATGGTTTTCTTGGGATTTTCACATGGTTTATAGGTATTTCTTCGTTGTTTTATCTTAATAATTTCATCAACCTTTTATTTAATGATAAAGAAAATATCGCAATCGGGGTAGGAGTTCTGATTGCTGGTTTTGCCGCTTTAAATTATTATGAAATTGTTCCTGTTTTATCTTACTCAGAAAATTTTTTCTATAATCTTTACGAAAGACCTTACTTTGCGGTAGTTCCTTTGATGCTCTTTTTCAGTCTTTGGAAAATCACCTTTAATTATATCCGAAAAAGCTTTTATCTGGATGAAGGTCTTGAAGCTAAAAAAGAGATTGGTAAAACCGAGAACATTGCTTTCCTTAATAAATACGGAGCCATCGGAACTTTTATCAATAACGATATTAAAATGCTGAAACGTAATAAAGTCACAAAAGGTGTCCTCATCGGAAGCTTTATGTTTCTGTTTTACGGCTTGTTGATGTTTGCCAATGATATGTACAGCGGCCCGGCGTGGATGATGTTTATGGGGCTTTTCGTAACAGGAGGTTTTCAGTTTACTTTCGGGCAGAGAGTTCCTGCTTTCGACAGTGCTTATTACCCTTTGATGATGACCCAAAATGTTCCTTATAAAGAATACCTTAAAGCGAAATGGTGGCTGATGAATATTGTAACGGCAATTTCTATTGTTCTAGCCTTGTTTTATGCCTATTTCGGATGGAATATTTATTTCGCCTTCTTTGCAGCAGGATTATACAATATTGGGGTAAATTCTCAGCTCACGCTCTTGTCTGGAGCTTATAATAAGAATCTTATTGACCTTAATTCAAAAGAAAAAAGGGTCGGACAAAAAAATACGATCACTTTCAAAGCATTTATTTTAATGGTTCCTAAAATGCTTCTCCCAATGGCTGTTTTTTATGCGATGAATTATTTCTTCAATATTTCTGCTGCTGTTATTTCTATCGGAATCTTAGGTCTTATCGGTTTTATTTTCCGTGAAAAAATCTTTGATATTATTATTAAAAAATATAAAACAGAAAAGTACAGTACCATTGAGGCTTTTAAAAAAGATTAA
- a CDS encoding T9SS type A sorting domain-containing protein, with the protein MFKNLYTLVTKVSLSAFVLSIAGSNFINAQQWQNVGNSPILSANGSGFNDLVIDNTGNYYVSYYDLSVNKGSVQKLNGTSWSYLGGSAGVTDDYANHNSLSVAPDGSVYHLSKGNNMDVNKFSGAAWSSLTSIPTSGFAGYPSSVVSSDNILYTYVQGTVRRFVNGAWQQIGTNVISGVTYHGKIKLGSNGKVYVCQIANGVVSVYENTLTASSTTAWTLVGGASLGNAFTESVYATLDFTMGADNSLYVVYGKTLNNPNDPNSLLRKINVKKFDGTSWLALGDENFGVSESNLDFSITVTPQGKPFVAASSWYENEGKNTVYEINSTTNTWSPLGGNYVSDASTHYNDLEFDTNTNSLVLAYSLDDYFSQGITEGTVVKKFALQVQPSCNNTDPGTNPGDLGCVTFNYRGQSVTYTTVRGTDGKIWLQQNLGSTKVASSLTDSDAYGDLFQWGRWDDGHQLRNSSFSATAPSPNNPSGLNGGTAAFHSAAYNSSSNFWSGGTASDTWTAENASAATATKGADPCKAIGLDWRLPTVGEIDAAMVAENISEFNSALSSHLKLIPAGMKDYSGIFSPGTRLYLWSSSASPYTGSGQHLYISGFSTLSNSASRDAGMSVRCIKDVTAGLGTTEIKKINIGVYPNPTNGLLNIKTDSEINSVNVTNVVGQRLKIQYSNHQINMQGLPSGVYIVEMILKNGQKISKKVIKN; encoded by the coding sequence ATGTTTAAAAATTTATATACTTTGGTCACTAAAGTCAGCTTAAGTGCTTTTGTGCTATCGATTGCAGGGAGTAATTTTATTAATGCCCAACAGTGGCAAAATGTAGGGAATTCACCCATACTATCTGCTAATGGAAGTGGATTTAATGACTTGGTAATAGATAATACAGGAAATTATTATGTTTCTTACTATGATCTTTCTGTTAATAAAGGATCGGTACAAAAACTTAACGGAACTTCATGGTCTTATCTGGGAGGTTCGGCTGGGGTTACTGATGATTATGCTAATCATAATTCTTTATCTGTGGCGCCCGATGGTAGTGTTTATCACTTAAGTAAAGGGAATAATATGGATGTCAATAAATTTTCTGGAGCTGCATGGTCTTCTTTGACTTCTATCCCTACGAGTGGTTTTGCAGGATATCCATCTTCAGTGGTTTCATCAGATAATATTTTATACACTTATGTTCAGGGTACCGTAAGACGTTTTGTAAATGGCGCATGGCAACAAATAGGGACTAATGTGATTTCTGGGGTAACTTACCATGGCAAAATTAAACTTGGATCTAATGGTAAAGTCTATGTTTGCCAGATTGCGAACGGGGTAGTAAGTGTCTATGAAAATACATTAACGGCTTCATCTACTACAGCTTGGACGTTGGTGGGAGGAGCTTCTTTAGGAAATGCTTTTACCGAAAGTGTATATGCTACCTTAGATTTTACAATGGGTGCTGATAATAGTTTGTATGTAGTGTATGGTAAAACATTAAATAATCCAAATGACCCCAACAGTTTACTTAGAAAGATCAATGTAAAGAAATTTGATGGTACTAGCTGGTTGGCATTAGGAGACGAAAATTTTGGTGTATCTGAAAGTAATCTTGATTTTTCAATAACTGTTACTCCACAAGGAAAGCCGTTTGTTGCTGCAAGTAGCTGGTATGAAAACGAAGGTAAAAATACGGTATATGAAATCAATTCAACGACTAATACATGGAGTCCGCTAGGAGGAAATTATGTGTCTGATGCCTCTACGCACTATAATGATTTAGAATTTGATACGAATACGAATAGTTTAGTTTTAGCTTATTCTTTAGATGATTATTTTTCTCAGGGAATTACGGAAGGAACTGTTGTGAAAAAATTTGCTTTACAGGTTCAACCATCATGCAATAATACAGATCCAGGAACTAACCCCGGAGATTTAGGCTGTGTAACATTTAATTACAGAGGGCAATCGGTTACTTACACAACAGTAAGAGGTACAGATGGTAAAATCTGGCTTCAGCAAAACCTTGGAAGCACTAAAGTAGCGTCATCACTTACAGATTCTGATGCTTACGGAGACCTGTTCCAATGGGGAAGATGGGATGATGGTCACCAGTTGAGAAATTCATCTTTCTCAGCAACTGCTCCTTCGCCAAATAACCCTTCAGGTTTAAATGGAGGAACTGCAGCTTTCCATTCTGCGGCATATAATTCGTCTTCAAACTTTTGGTCTGGAGGAACTGCTTCTGATACCTGGACCGCCGAAAACGCTTCCGCTGCAACAGCAACAAAAGGAGCAGACCCTTGTAAAGCCATCGGCTTAGACTGGAGACTTCCAACGGTTGGAGAAATTGACGCGGCTATGGTTGCAGAAAATATTTCAGAATTTAATTCAGCGCTTTCAAGTCATTTAAAACTGATTCCTGCAGGAATGAAAGATTATAGCGGTATTTTCTCTCCAGGAACAAGACTTTATCTTTGGTCGTCATCTGCATCACCTTACACTGGTTCTGGTCAGCATTTGTATATCAGCGGATTCTCAACCTTGTCTAATAGTGCAAGTAGAGATGCAGGAATGTCTGTACGATGTATAAAAGATGTTACTGCAGGTTTAGGAACTACAGAAATTAAAAAAATTAACATAGGTGTTTATCCTAATCCTACCAATGGTCTTTTAAATATTAAAACAGATTCTGAAATCAATTCTGTAAACGTAACCAATGTTGTGGGACAAAGATTGAAAATTCAGTACTCTAATCATCAAATTAATATGCAAGGCTTACCAAGCGGAGTTTATATTGTAGAAATGATATTGAAAAACGGGCAAAAAATTTCTAAGAAAGTCATTAAAAATTAA